A stretch of the Microcella sp. genome encodes the following:
- a CDS encoding LCP family protein, which produces MSEPIRDRTIRSLPTAPVRHGRLKRSRAWSTILAVLGGAMAVVLVSGVSVAAITVAQFNANIDVVDLVAAEGEEPRVIPTVGEWEGGFNVLLVGIDNEPGQSDGGARRGATLNDVNILVHVAEDQQSAVAVSIPRDMVIPIPSCPDPEGGRPSGAMSAQPINVAWSYGGLNCVVLAVENLTGLSIPYAGAISFGGVAQLSTAVGGVDVCVDGPIKDRYTGLDLPAAGTYTLVGRTALAFLRTRYGVGDGSDLGRISNQQVYLSSLMRKVQNEGVLTDFTKLYGMAQVATSSMQLSSSLVSLDTMVSMAQALRNVPIENIVFVQYPTRYGTAEPFLGKVQPLARQSEALFERIRNDERFALEEGNTGVGSTLDPNAPVAEPTPEPEPTTPPKTGKVEPEVEPSLPPIEVAPPAVLEGVQGQTAADYTCSVAN; this is translated from the coding sequence ATGAGCGAACCGATCCGCGATCGGACAATCCGCTCTTTGCCGACCGCTCCCGTGCGCCACGGGCGCCTCAAGCGCTCTCGTGCGTGGTCGACAATTCTCGCCGTTCTCGGCGGAGCGATGGCTGTCGTGCTCGTGAGCGGCGTGTCGGTCGCGGCGATCACTGTCGCTCAGTTCAACGCCAATATCGACGTCGTCGACCTGGTGGCGGCCGAGGGTGAAGAGCCCCGGGTGATCCCGACCGTTGGCGAGTGGGAGGGCGGCTTCAACGTTCTGCTTGTCGGCATCGACAACGAGCCCGGCCAGTCAGATGGTGGCGCGCGACGAGGGGCGACCCTGAACGACGTCAACATTCTGGTGCACGTCGCAGAAGACCAGCAGTCGGCCGTCGCCGTCAGCATCCCCCGCGACATGGTCATTCCGATTCCGTCGTGCCCTGACCCCGAGGGCGGTCGCCCCTCAGGCGCCATGTCGGCCCAGCCGATCAACGTCGCCTGGTCGTACGGCGGGCTGAACTGCGTCGTACTCGCGGTCGAGAACTTGACCGGTCTGTCGATTCCCTACGCCGGTGCCATCTCGTTCGGTGGGGTCGCGCAGCTGTCGACCGCGGTCGGCGGCGTCGACGTCTGCGTCGACGGACCCATCAAAGACCGCTACACCGGCCTTGACCTGCCTGCGGCGGGAACGTACACGCTTGTCGGGCGAACTGCCCTGGCTTTCTTGCGCACCCGGTACGGCGTCGGCGACGGCAGCGACCTGGGCCGCATCAGCAACCAGCAGGTCTACCTGTCGTCGCTCATGCGCAAGGTGCAGAACGAGGGCGTTCTCACCGACTTCACGAAGCTGTACGGCATGGCTCAGGTCGCGACCTCGTCGATGCAGCTGTCGTCGAGCCTCGTCAGTCTCGACACGATGGTGTCGATGGCCCAGGCTTTGCGCAACGTGCCCATCGAGAACATCGTTTTCGTGCAGTACCCCACTCGGTATGGCACGGCAGAGCCGTTCCTCGGCAAGGTGCAGCCCCTGGCTCGACAGTCAGAGGCATTGTTCGAGCGCATCCGCAACGACGAACGCTTCGCCCTAGAAGAGGGCAACACCGGTGTCGGGTCGACACTCGACCCGAACGCGCCGGTGGCGGAGCCCACGCCCGAGCCGGAGCCGACCACGCCGCCGAAGACCGGCAAGGTCGAGCCGGAGGTCGAGCCGTCACTGCCGCCGATCGAGGTAGCGCCCCCGGCAGTGCTCGAAGGAGTGCAGGGTCAGACGGCGGCCGACTACACCTGCTCGGTCGCCAACTGA
- a CDS encoding diacylglycerol/lipid kinase family protein has protein sequence MSTPAAAATSENRAADRDRIAIIVNPTKVDMRAFRSAIADAEAAAGWRPSLWLETSVDDPGQGRAREAIEAGVSAVLAAGGDGTVRAVAEGLLDSGIPMVLVPSGTGNLLARNLDVPIGRLTDAVSMAAEGVDQAIDVGIAEITRADGTIEKHAFVVMIGIGLDAKMISATNPELKKRVGWLAYVEAVARIARDVDAVRLRYTLDASAERSTTVHTLLIGNCGTLPGGVLLLPEAQIDDGLLDVVAMRPRNLWGWMRVSYAVVWENGVLQRSKVGRRIMAADKRVRALRYFQGRHMTLAFDGPEDFEIDGEEMGQVTAIDVRVAPASLVVRVPRS, from the coding sequence ATGAGCACCCCCGCTGCGGCGGCCACCAGCGAGAACCGCGCAGCTGACCGCGACCGCATCGCTATCATCGTCAACCCGACGAAGGTTGACATGCGCGCCTTTCGGTCGGCGATCGCCGACGCGGAAGCGGCGGCAGGGTGGCGACCCTCGCTGTGGCTCGAGACAAGCGTCGACGACCCGGGTCAGGGCCGTGCTCGCGAGGCGATCGAGGCGGGCGTCAGCGCCGTGCTCGCCGCCGGTGGCGACGGCACCGTGCGGGCTGTCGCTGAAGGGTTGCTCGACTCGGGCATCCCGATGGTTCTCGTACCGTCAGGCACCGGTAACCTGCTCGCCCGCAACCTCGATGTGCCCATCGGGCGACTCACCGACGCCGTGAGCATGGCCGCAGAGGGTGTCGACCAGGCCATCGACGTCGGCATCGCTGAGATCACACGCGCTGATGGCACGATAGAGAAGCATGCGTTCGTCGTGATGATCGGCATCGGTCTCGACGCCAAGATGATTAGTGCGACCAACCCCGAACTCAAGAAGCGCGTCGGTTGGCTCGCCTACGTCGAAGCTGTCGCCCGCATCGCCCGCGACGTCGACGCCGTGCGGCTGCGCTACACCCTCGACGCCAGTGCTGAGCGCTCGACGACCGTGCACACGCTGCTCATCGGCAACTGCGGCACCCTGCCCGGCGGCGTGCTGCTGCTGCCCGAAGCGCAGATCGACGATGGCCTGCTCGATGTCGTCGCCATGCGCCCCCGCAATCTGTGGGGGTGGATGCGCGTGAGCTACGCCGTGGTCTGGGAGAACGGCGTGCTGCAGAGAAGCAAGGTGGGTCGGCGCATCATGGCCGCCGACAAGCGTGTGCGCGCCTTGCGCTACTTCCAGGGCCGCCACATGACTCTTGCCTTCGATGGCCCCGAAGACTTCGAGATCGACGGCGAAGAGATGGGGCAGGTCACGGCGATCGACGTGCGCGTCGCGCCCGCCTCGCTCGTGGTGCGTGTGCCGCGCAGCTGA
- a CDS encoding HAD family hydrolase, protein MTSPRMLIALDIDGTVLHEDGTLPDEVVAEVHRVRDAGHEVMLSTGRSVAMTLPVLDRLDITPDYVVASNGAILLKRDPDAPMGYRRHHVETFDPTEVLTRIRPHLRHANYAVEDETGLYRYSGWFPDGALGAVSEEVPFEELCAEPATRVVVISPGHAMEEFLAVVELMGLHQVSYNVGWTAWLDIAPDGVNKSTALERVRTALDIAGENVVCIGDGRNDIEMLSWAVQHGGRGIAMGQAPDDVVAVASEVTGRDTENGLAQALATI, encoded by the coding sequence GTGACGAGCCCGCGCATGCTCATCGCTCTCGACATCGACGGCACGGTGCTGCACGAAGATGGCACGCTGCCCGACGAGGTGGTTGCCGAGGTGCACCGGGTGCGTGACGCAGGGCATGAGGTCATGCTCTCGACGGGCCGCTCGGTCGCGATGACGTTGCCCGTGCTCGACCGGCTCGACATCACGCCCGACTACGTCGTCGCCTCGAACGGCGCCATTCTTCTCAAGCGCGACCCCGATGCGCCCATGGGCTACCGACGTCACCACGTCGAGACCTTCGACCCCACTGAAGTGCTCACGCGCATCCGCCCGCATTTGCGCCACGCGAACTACGCCGTCGAAGACGAGACGGGCCTCTACCGGTACTCCGGTTGGTTCCCCGACGGTGCGCTCGGCGCCGTGAGCGAAGAAGTGCCGTTCGAAGAACTCTGCGCCGAGCCAGCCACGCGCGTCGTCGTTATCTCGCCCGGCCACGCCATGGAGGAGTTCCTCGCCGTCGTCGAGCTCATGGGCCTGCACCAGGTCAGCTACAACGTGGGCTGGACGGCCTGGCTCGACATCGCCCCCGACGGCGTCAACAAGTCGACCGCTCTCGAGCGGGTGCGCACAGCGCTCGACATCGCTGGTGAGAACGTCGTGTGCATCGGCGACGGGCGCAACGACATCGAGATGCTCTCGTGGGCTGTGCAGCACGGTGGGCGAGGCATCGCCATGGGGCAGGCGCCCGACGATGTCGTCGCGGTCGCGTCAGAAGTCACGGGCCGCGACACCGAGAACGGGCTCGCTCAGGCGCTCGCCACGATCTGA
- a CDS encoding HNH endonuclease family protein, with the protein MSALATLDEPAAGNVVGYDRTLFGQSWYDSDRNGCDTRNDILRRDLSDVMIKSDSNGCKVLRGGLIDPYSGDAMTFVSGADTSVLVQIDHVVPLAWAWDNGASTWTTEQRQDFANDPLNLLAVSGQANQEKSASGPASWMPPNRDAHCVYVTIFTKVLVEYRLSVPSDDRTVLTQVLSGC; encoded by the coding sequence TTGAGCGCCCTTGCGACTCTCGACGAACCCGCCGCGGGCAATGTAGTCGGGTACGACCGCACCCTGTTCGGACAGAGCTGGTACGACTCCGACCGCAATGGCTGTGACACCCGTAACGACATCCTGCGGCGGGACCTGAGCGACGTCATGATCAAGAGCGACTCGAATGGCTGCAAGGTGCTAAGGGGCGGCCTGATTGATCCATACTCCGGCGACGCCATGACCTTTGTGTCTGGGGCGGACACGTCTGTCTTGGTCCAGATCGACCACGTCGTGCCGCTCGCATGGGCCTGGGACAACGGCGCGAGCACCTGGACAACAGAGCAACGACAGGACTTCGCGAACGATCCTCTGAACCTCCTGGCGGTGAGCGGGCAAGCCAACCAGGAGAAATCGGCGTCGGGCCCCGCATCCTGGATGCCCCCGAACCGCGACGCGCACTGCGTGTACGTGACGATCTTCACCAAAGTGCTCGTTGAGTACCGTCTGTCGGTGCCGAGCGACGATCGCACAGTTCTCACCCAGGTGCTCAGCGGCTGCTAG
- the serS gene encoding serine--tRNA ligase has protein sequence MIDPQLLRDDPDLVRRSQQARQASVELVDDAIAADAERRAAITAFEALRAEQNAFGKTVAAAPKDEKAALVAQAQQLAADVKAAQAEAAEAEVRFEQVVGSIQNVIIDGVPAGGEDDFVTLREVGEKPAFDFAPRDHVELGELLRAIDIERGVKVSGSRFYFLTGIGARFELALMNYALDTALEAGFTPLITPTLVKPEIMRGTGFLGAHADEIYYLSDDELYLTGTSEVALAGYHADEIIDVSAGPLRYAGWSTCYRREAGSYGRDTRGIIRVHQFQKLEMFSYIDPADAEAEHERLLALQEGMLQSLGLAYRVIDTAAGDLGSSAARKFDVEAWVPTQGAYRELTSTSNCTTYQARRLETRHRGESGKTSPVATLNGTLATTRWLVALLETHQQADGSVVVPEVLRPYLRGLETIEVPS, from the coding sequence GTGATCGACCCCCAGCTGCTGCGTGATGACCCCGACCTCGTTCGACGCTCGCAGCAGGCACGGCAGGCGAGCGTCGAGCTCGTCGACGACGCAATCGCCGCCGATGCTGAGCGCCGTGCCGCGATCACCGCTTTCGAGGCGCTGCGCGCCGAGCAGAACGCCTTCGGCAAGACCGTCGCGGCCGCACCGAAAGACGAGAAGGCCGCCCTTGTCGCGCAGGCGCAGCAGCTCGCCGCCGACGTGAAGGCTGCCCAAGCGGAGGCCGCCGAAGCCGAGGTTCGCTTCGAGCAGGTCGTCGGGAGCATCCAGAACGTCATCATCGACGGGGTTCCGGCAGGCGGCGAAGACGACTTCGTCACGCTGCGGGAGGTGGGCGAGAAGCCCGCGTTCGACTTCGCGCCGCGCGACCACGTCGAGCTGGGCGAGCTGCTGCGGGCCATCGACATCGAGCGGGGCGTGAAGGTCTCGGGTTCGCGCTTCTACTTCTTGACCGGCATCGGCGCTCGTTTCGAGCTCGCGCTCATGAACTACGCGCTCGACACGGCACTCGAGGCAGGGTTCACGCCGCTCATCACGCCCACGCTCGTCAAGCCCGAGATCATGCGCGGCACCGGATTCCTCGGTGCGCACGCCGACGAGATCTACTACCTCTCCGACGACGAGCTCTACCTCACCGGCACGAGCGAGGTGGCCCTCGCGGGGTACCACGCCGACGAGATTATCGACGTCTCGGCCGGCCCCCTTCGCTACGCCGGATGGTCGACCTGCTACCGGCGCGAAGCCGGTAGCTACGGCAGAGATACCCGCGGCATCATCCGCGTGCACCAGTTTCAGAAGCTCGAGATGTTCAGCTACATCGACCCGGCTGACGCCGAGGCTGAGCACGAGAGACTGCTGGCGCTGCAGGAGGGCATGCTGCAGAGCCTCGGCCTCGCCTACCGGGTCATCGACACGGCCGCGGGCGATCTCGGCTCGAGCGCCGCGCGCAAGTTCGACGTCGAGGCCTGGGTGCCGACGCAGGGCGCCTATCGAGAGCTGACGAGCACGAGCAACTGCACGACCTACCAGGCCCGTCGCCTCGAGACGCGGCACCGCGGCGAGAGCGGCAAGACGAGCCCCGTCGCGACCCTCAACGGCACCCTCGCGACGACGCGGTGGCTTGTCGCGCTGCTCGAGACGCATCAGCAGGCAGACGGCTCGGTCGTCGTGCCCGAGGTGCTGCGGCCCTACCTGCGAGGCCTCGAGACCATCGAGGTGCCGTCGTGA
- a CDS encoding tubulin-like doman-containing protein: MLRPFLLIGVGGSGGKTLRGLKYQLELVLRQKGWNGGLPQAWQFIHIDTPIAQDGQDYPAPFLPAEQYKGLVSGGMNYGSVYNSVSHGGSIADALLNDVKRQLPDPTRVRVAVDKGAGQYRAVGRTVVLAAPREVEVAARDAISRMNDATALGELQTLGEKLNARSDGGRTASPTVVVVSSIAGGSGAGQFLDVIEIVKSTVKQYPWSNQFFSFLYAPDVFDQLDVTTGMPGNALAAISEAMNGFWTETPSEATLEMFRAKGIAPAYGTAMSRVGAAYPFIIGRRNSKVTFANQGEVYSAVATSLAAWMTDDHIQDSIGAYSTGNWQARVSASVLPDTTRLMRPADQSPPFSTLGFGRVTLGRERFLEYSAERIARSVVDRILEAHVEEDRQFLQRTEAEWIDVKAAEAYEGFIRTLELNEETDEFNDVIDALRDKQGLEELVTRIRAAVEQQVTVGLDKSGGLDLNTWAERMVASFQGLVDSYLAQDNGNRQRRLDEWVERMPSHIARTVSLYVADYGLPVVVELLRRLSRDLGSAAEGLRGESGNYRMWSERLDSFVSEDLRMAPNASSIRPEHPAVQKAFQTVGDGFEWASEARLRESGAALMEEIRKDVVDPLRAHLAGTHKQLLERTSAKRTLDGRENDFEFWPRRNDSIVPRKFEPAPNERLLVEHAEYPSEFERLVTATTQRERFLDAILTVMSEVTVGFDDPALSAEERWSFVSVSQSWQPATSADPRQRTQATRKPRFETEGDPEAYRDRSRSWILRDGKPFGAYIRDTLNAYLDKDNSTPDVYARRVATFREQFTAALGASEPLVKLNPTLLSEIHNKSIDEPPQLVFGAIPFAEGTDMHSLTKGILAAQGLWNDNISPDWFADQQVESIEIFAMSAFPYQPVVMDSVMEPIARTWLAQSSTIDSREAFWKFKRARLLSEAVPADAAVLASMLRGWYVAKALGWLERTSIDSARGPELKVWDASARKLSAFPYPLLHPGIAEPHDYPGVVMESLMVAMVACSAQSSTIPLRPYQALMDLGGSDRTLSDTLRDWLQLGSLPEKSPVPDPARAGSTAGTLEERQEALRAYLDQELADFGDQVMRQDPDTSAYDYPVSWEIRGQIADAIQSVRSAVLVTRTVNIGT; the protein is encoded by the coding sequence ATGCTTCGTCCCTTCCTCCTCATCGGTGTCGGCGGTTCCGGCGGCAAGACCCTTCGTGGTCTCAAGTACCAGCTCGAACTCGTTCTGAGACAGAAGGGATGGAACGGTGGGCTTCCGCAGGCCTGGCAGTTCATCCACATCGACACCCCCATCGCGCAAGACGGCCAGGACTACCCGGCTCCGTTCCTGCCGGCAGAGCAGTACAAGGGTCTCGTCTCGGGCGGCATGAACTACGGGTCGGTGTATAACAGCGTCTCCCACGGCGGCAGCATTGCAGATGCTTTGCTCAACGACGTCAAGCGCCAGCTTCCTGACCCGACGCGGGTCCGGGTCGCGGTGGACAAGGGAGCCGGGCAGTATCGAGCGGTTGGTCGAACCGTTGTCTTGGCAGCCCCGCGAGAGGTCGAAGTCGCCGCTCGCGACGCGATCAGTCGCATGAACGACGCGACGGCACTTGGTGAGCTGCAAACCCTGGGGGAGAAGCTAAACGCGCGGTCTGATGGTGGACGGACGGCGAGCCCCACGGTGGTCGTGGTGTCGTCAATCGCGGGTGGTTCGGGTGCCGGCCAGTTCCTCGATGTCATAGAGATCGTCAAGTCAACGGTCAAGCAGTATCCCTGGTCGAATCAGTTCTTCTCGTTCCTCTACGCCCCCGATGTCTTCGACCAGCTGGATGTGACGACAGGAATGCCGGGCAACGCCTTGGCGGCCATCAGTGAGGCGATGAACGGGTTTTGGACGGAGACACCGTCGGAGGCCACCCTCGAGATGTTTCGGGCCAAGGGCATCGCCCCCGCCTACGGGACTGCAATGTCCCGAGTCGGAGCTGCGTATCCGTTCATCATTGGTCGCCGCAACTCCAAGGTCACCTTCGCGAACCAAGGCGAGGTCTACTCCGCGGTCGCGACGAGCCTGGCCGCCTGGATGACGGATGACCACATTCAGGACTCTATCGGCGCATACTCGACGGGCAACTGGCAGGCGCGAGTGAGCGCCTCGGTTCTGCCCGACACGACGCGACTCATGCGTCCCGCTGACCAGTCGCCTCCTTTCTCCACCCTCGGCTTCGGTCGCGTAACCCTTGGCCGTGAGCGATTCCTGGAGTACTCCGCGGAGCGCATCGCACGCTCAGTGGTCGACCGCATCCTGGAAGCTCACGTCGAAGAGGATCGCCAGTTTCTGCAACGCACCGAAGCGGAGTGGATCGACGTCAAGGCCGCGGAGGCCTACGAGGGCTTCATTCGCACACTGGAACTCAACGAAGAGACGGACGAGTTCAACGACGTCATCGACGCCCTGCGCGACAAGCAGGGTCTAGAAGAGCTCGTCACTCGCATCCGTGCGGCGGTAGAACAGCAGGTGACCGTCGGGCTCGATAAGAGCGGAGGCCTTGACCTCAACACCTGGGCAGAACGAATGGTTGCTTCCTTCCAGGGGCTGGTGGATTCCTACCTCGCACAGGACAACGGTAACCGGCAACGTCGACTCGACGAGTGGGTTGAGCGGATGCCAAGCCACATCGCTCGGACGGTCTCCTTATACGTCGCGGACTATGGTCTGCCCGTCGTCGTGGAGCTCCTGCGCCGACTGAGCCGCGACTTGGGGAGCGCTGCGGAGGGTCTTCGTGGTGAGAGCGGCAACTACCGCATGTGGTCGGAGCGGCTCGACTCGTTCGTCAGCGAAGACCTGCGAATGGCGCCGAATGCTTCATCCATTCGTCCTGAGCATCCTGCCGTGCAGAAGGCATTCCAGACTGTGGGTGATGGATTCGAGTGGGCTTCGGAAGCTCGGCTGCGCGAGTCGGGTGCGGCACTCATGGAGGAGATCCGCAAGGACGTTGTCGACCCTCTTCGCGCTCATCTGGCGGGGACCCACAAGCAGCTTCTCGAGCGGACCAGTGCAAAGCGGACCCTGGATGGTCGTGAGAACGATTTTGAGTTCTGGCCGCGCCGAAACGATTCGATCGTCCCCCGCAAGTTTGAGCCTGCTCCGAATGAGCGGTTGCTCGTCGAACACGCGGAATACCCTTCCGAGTTCGAGCGGCTGGTCACCGCGACGACACAACGCGAACGATTCTTGGACGCGATTCTTACGGTCATGTCGGAGGTTACGGTCGGCTTCGACGATCCGGCACTGTCTGCTGAGGAGCGCTGGTCGTTCGTGAGTGTGAGCCAGTCGTGGCAGCCGGCCACCTCCGCGGATCCGCGGCAACGGACGCAGGCGACCCGGAAGCCGAGGTTCGAGACTGAGGGGGATCCGGAGGCGTACCGTGACCGTTCCCGAAGCTGGATTCTCCGGGACGGCAAGCCATTCGGGGCCTACATTCGTGACACGCTCAACGCCTATCTCGACAAGGACAACTCCACCCCTGACGTCTATGCACGCCGCGTCGCTACCTTCCGCGAGCAGTTCACCGCTGCCCTGGGCGCGAGTGAACCCCTCGTCAAGCTGAACCCCACACTTCTCAGCGAGATCCACAACAAGTCGATTGATGAGCCCCCGCAGCTTGTCTTCGGCGCCATTCCCTTCGCCGAGGGGACGGACATGCACAGCCTGACGAAGGGAATCTTGGCCGCGCAGGGGCTCTGGAACGACAATATTTCGCCTGACTGGTTTGCCGATCAGCAGGTGGAGTCGATCGAGATCTTCGCGATGTCGGCTTTCCCATACCAGCCCGTCGTCATGGATTCGGTGATGGAGCCAATCGCTCGAACGTGGCTCGCCCAGAGTTCGACTATCGATAGTCGGGAAGCGTTTTGGAAGTTCAAGCGAGCACGCCTGCTTAGCGAGGCTGTGCCGGCGGATGCAGCCGTGCTCGCGTCCATGCTGCGGGGGTGGTATGTCGCGAAGGCGCTCGGCTGGCTCGAGCGCACGAGCATCGATTCCGCTCGAGGACCCGAGCTCAAGGTGTGGGACGCCTCCGCTCGGAAGCTTTCCGCCTTCCCGTACCCCTTGCTGCACCCCGGGATTGCGGAACCGCACGACTATCCGGGCGTTGTCATGGAGTCGCTGATGGTCGCGATGGTCGCCTGTAGCGCCCAGTCGTCTACCATTCCGTTGCGTCCCTATCAGGCGCTCATGGACTTGGGGGGGTCGGACAGAACCCTGTCGGACACGCTCCGGGACTGGCTGCAACTTGGTTCCCTCCCAGAAAAGTCGCCGGTTCCCGATCCCGCACGTGCGGGATCCACGGCCGGAACGCTCGAGGAGAGGCAGGAAGCGCTGCGTGCCTACCTTGACCAGGAACTGGCCGATTTCGGTGATCAGGTCATGCGTCAGGACCCCGACACGTCGGCATACGACTACCCCGTCAGTTGGGAGATTCGCGGTCAGATCGCGGATGCGATTCAGAGCGTTCGATCAGCGGTTCTGGTCACACGAACCGTCAACATCGGGACCTGA